In Mercenaria mercenaria strain notata chromosome 13, MADL_Memer_1, whole genome shotgun sequence, a single window of DNA contains:
- the LOC128547987 gene encoding uncharacterized protein LOC128547987 isoform X1 produces the protein MEEIDEEAYVTYNGAWLGKEECSVQFVNYQVYSKRICVKPVNLKIGCSTKVEYHRHFFSKFWDPEKVLTCGATYSNEWCGPLRTTRFYLLFRTSGRNSDDFVKMHLYLKFYPRDDDGDGDDTSDEGSSSSSFGIVFPVVCAVVVILVICIVFCVVGCKRLQRPSVLRTPEMYRPTSGQSSMQTGPGYATPAQPMIGYQPPQQSQFQPTIQGSYQLHPVQGNYQVPQQQESSPATGYQPVPQGGIGRHSPVDFQGRFQSPSAPPFTDEDLPPSYESVVK, from the exons ATGGAAGAGATAGACGAGGAGGCGTATGTAACGTATAATGGCGCATGGTTAGGTAAAGAGGAGTGTTCAGTACAGTTCGTTAACTATCAAGTATATTCGAAGCGAATCTGTGTTAAACCAGTTAACCTCAAGATTGGCTGTTCTACAAAGGTGGAATACCACAGgcactttttttctaaattctgggATCCAGAG AAAGTACTTACCTGTGGAGCTACTTATTCCAATGAGTGGTGTGGACCATTGAGGACAACGCGGTTTTACTTATTGTTCAGGACATCTGGGAGGAATTCTgatgattttgttaaaatgcatttgtatttaaaatttt ATCCGAgagatgatgatggtgatggcGACGATACGTCGGACGAAGGTTCAAGTAGTTCTTCATTTGGTATTGTTTTTCCAGTGGTATGTGCGGTTGTGGTAATATTGGTGATATGTATCGTTTTCTGTGTAGTAGGATGTAAAAGACTTCAGAGACCGAGTGTCTTGAGAACTCCAGAGATGTATCGGCCTACTAGTGGACAGAGTAGTATGCAGACAG GTCCAGGATATGCCACTCCAGCGCAGCCTATGATTGGTTACCAACCTCCGCAGCAATCTCAGTTCCAGCCAACAATTCAAGGCAGTTACCAGCTACATCCTGTGCAAGGTAACTATCAAGTTCCTCAGCAACaagaaagtagtccggcaactgGATATCAGCCTGTTCCTCAGGGAGGAATCGGACGTCATAGCCCTGTCGACTTTCAAGGAAGATTTCAAAGTCCCTCAG CACCGCCATTTACCGATGAAGATCTCCCGCCATCGTATGAAAGTGTTGTAAAGTAA
- the LOC128547987 gene encoding uncharacterized protein LOC128547987 isoform X2 yields the protein MEEIDEEAYVTYNGAWLGKEECSVQFVNYQVYSKRICVKPVNLKIGCSTKVEYHRHFFSKFWDPEKVLTCGATYSNEWCGPLRTTRFYLLFRTSGRNSDDFVKMHLYLKFYPRDDDGDGDDTSDEGSSSSSFGIVFPVVCAVVVILVICIVFCVVGCKRLQRPSVLRTPEMYRPTSGQSSMQTGYATPAQPMIGYQPPQQSQFQPTIQGSYQLHPVQGNYQVPQQQESSPATGYQPVPQGGIGRHSPVDFQGRFQSPSAPPFTDEDLPPSYESVVK from the exons ATGGAAGAGATAGACGAGGAGGCGTATGTAACGTATAATGGCGCATGGTTAGGTAAAGAGGAGTGTTCAGTACAGTTCGTTAACTATCAAGTATATTCGAAGCGAATCTGTGTTAAACCAGTTAACCTCAAGATTGGCTGTTCTACAAAGGTGGAATACCACAGgcactttttttctaaattctgggATCCAGAG AAAGTACTTACCTGTGGAGCTACTTATTCCAATGAGTGGTGTGGACCATTGAGGACAACGCGGTTTTACTTATTGTTCAGGACATCTGGGAGGAATTCTgatgattttgttaaaatgcatttgtatttaaaatttt ATCCGAgagatgatgatggtgatggcGACGATACGTCGGACGAAGGTTCAAGTAGTTCTTCATTTGGTATTGTTTTTCCAGTGGTATGTGCGGTTGTGGTAATATTGGTGATATGTATCGTTTTCTGTGTAGTAGGATGTAAAAGACTTCAGAGACCGAGTGTCTTGAGAACTCCAGAGATGTATCGGCCTACTAGTGGACAGAGTAGTATGCAGACAG GATATGCCACTCCAGCGCAGCCTATGATTGGTTACCAACCTCCGCAGCAATCTCAGTTCCAGCCAACAATTCAAGGCAGTTACCAGCTACATCCTGTGCAAGGTAACTATCAAGTTCCTCAGCAACaagaaagtagtccggcaactgGATATCAGCCTGTTCCTCAGGGAGGAATCGGACGTCATAGCCCTGTCGACTTTCAAGGAAGATTTCAAAGTCCCTCAG CACCGCCATTTACCGATGAAGATCTCCCGCCATCGTATGAAAGTGTTGTAAAGTAA